A genomic region of Camelus ferus isolate YT-003-E chromosome 11, BCGSAC_Cfer_1.0, whole genome shotgun sequence contains the following coding sequences:
- the CALHM2 gene encoding calcium homeostasis modulator protein 2, with protein sequence MAALIAENFRFLSLFFKSKDVMIFNGLVALGTVGSQELFTVVAFHCPCSPARNYLYGLTAIGVPALALFLIGVILNNHTWNLVAECQYRRTKNCSAAPNFLLLSSIVGRAAVAPVTWSVISLLRGEAYVCALSEFVDPSSLTAGEDSLPQAHATEILARFPCGEGPANLSGFREEVSRRLKYESQLFGWLLIGVVAILVFLTKCLKHYCSPLSYRQEAYWAQYRANEDQLFQRTAEVHSRVLAANNVRRFFGFVALNKDDEELVAKFPVEGTQPRPQWNAITGVYLYRENQGLPLYSRLHKWAQGLVGNGTAPDNIEMALLSS encoded by the exons ATGGCAGCCCTGATCGCTGAGAACTTCCGCTTCCTGTCGCTCTTCTTCAAGAGCAAGGATGTGATGATTTTCAATGGGCTGGTGGCACTGGGCACAGTGGGCAGCCAGGAGCTGTTCACTGTGGTGGCTTTCCACTGCCCTTGCTCACCAGCCCGGAACTACCTGTACGGGCTGACGGCCATCGGTGTGCCTGCCCTGGCGCTCTTCCTCATCGGCGTCATCCTCAACAACCACACCTGGAACCTGGTTGCCGAGTGCCAGTACCGGAGGACAAAGAACTGCTCGGCTGCCCCCAACTTCCTCCTTCTGAGCTCCATCGTGGGTCGCGCAGCTGTGGCCCCTGTCACCTGGTCTGTCATCTCCCTGCTGCGCGGTGAGGCTTATGTCTGTGCTCTCAGCGAGTTCGTGGACCCCTCCTCACTCACAGCAGGGGAAGACAGCCTCCCACAGGCCCATGCCACAGAAATCCTGGCCAGGTTCCCATGTGGGGAGGGCCCTGCCAACCTGTCAGGATTCCGGGAGGAGGTCAGCCGCAGGCTCAAGTACGAGTCCCAG CTCTTTGGGTGGCTGCTCATCGGTGTGGTGGCCATTCTGGTGTTCCTGACCAAGTGCCTCAAGCATTACTGCTCCCCACTCAGCTACCGCCAGGAGGCCTACTGGGCGCAGTACCGCGCCAACGAGGACCAGCTCTTCCAGCGCACGGCCGAGGTGCACTCGCGGGTGCTGGCTGCCAACAATGTGCGCCGCTTCTTCGGCTTTGTGGCGCTCAACAAGGATGACGAGGAGCTGGTTGCCAAGTTCCCAGTGGAAGGCACACAGCCGCGGCCACAGTGGAACGCCATCACCGGCGTCTATCTGTACCGCGAGAACCAGGGCCTCCCACTCTACAGCCGCCTGCACAAGTGGGCCCAGGGTCTGGTGGGCAATGGCACAGCCCCAGACAACATAGAGATGGCTCTGCTCTCTTCCTAA